The window GGATCCATATGATGGTAGAAAATCGATTTTTATCATTGGCAAATGAAAATTTTCGCGAGACCATCCGTGAATTGAAACGAAGTGGTTTGAAAACAGAACATGCATTTTGCGAGGCTCTTGCACTCAAAGGGGATCCCTTCAAAACACTACTTCTCTGGAATCAGAAATCGGATGATGAGTATAGAGACTTGTTATCCAAAAATGGATTTTGAGCATATTTCAATTTTTTGCAATCGCAAACATGTGTTTGTTTTGGTTACGAGAAATGATTTGTATTTTGAATCCAGATTTCCTTCTCTTATAAAAAACTTCCAAATTGGCGAAAGGTTAAATTGACCCTAGGTCGTTTGACTTTGAGAGCTTTCGGTAAGGAATGAAGCCAATGTTCTTGGATTTCTCCTTTCATGAGAAGTAGGCTACCAGGTTCCAAAGGCAACTCCACCACAGAATTCTTTTTTTTGTGTTTGAATCGAAAGATCCTTTCTGCACCTAAACTTACGGAAGCAATCGTAGAATGTTTTTGGAGAGAGGTTTCATCATCACTATGCCAGGCCATTCCTTCAGAGCCATCATGGTATAAATTCAATAAACAAGAGTTAAAGATTTCATTTGTTTCCGATTCCACTTCTTTTTTTAAATCCAATAGTTCGTTTGTCCAAGGAATGGCAGTTTTTGTCGTACCAGAATACCGATAGGAATATCCTTTTTCAGCATACCAAGCCACACTTCGTTTTGTAGTGATGTGTTTGCCGTAAAGGATGGCTTCATCTTGTTTCCAAAGAATGGTAGTCAGGAATGTCTCAAAGTACTCTAGGCTTTTTTTCCCATTCAGGAACTCGGGGATATAAACCAAAGTTCCATCATATGGCAAAAGATTGGAATGGGGAGTTCGTTGGAATAAATTCATACATCTAAATACTTTTTTTTAAGGCCAATCAGAAATGAAATATTAACTCTCCAGTGAAGGTACTTCACAAACATCAGCGAAATCCCAAAAATTTCATCTCCTTTTGTCTAAAATTTTAGTTGGATTCCCTTCGATCCCAAAGAATCTATACGATAGAATGACCCCAACGCGAACCATACAAGCTTTCATCGATGCCAAAAAGGAAAACACCGCGCCTTCCCAAGAAGTCTGGAATT of the Leptospira biflexa serovar Patoc strain 'Patoc 1 (Paris)' genome contains:
- a CDS encoding alpha-ketoglutarate-dependent dioxygenase AlkB family protein, whose amino-acid sequence is MNLFQRTPHSNLLPYDGTLVYIPEFLNGKKSLEYFETFLTTILWKQDEAILYGKHITTKRSVAWYAEKGYSYRYSGTTKTAIPWTNELLDLKKEVESETNEIFNSCLLNLYHDGSEGMAWHSDDETSLQKHSTIASVSLGAERIFRFKHKKKNSVVELPLEPGSLLLMKGEIQEHWLHSLPKALKVKRPRVNLTFRQFGSFL